A stretch of the Leptospira kirschneri serovar Cynopteri str. 3522 CT genome encodes the following:
- a CDS encoding PTS sugar transporter subunit IIA produces the protein MNQLLTLLQPETVIFNLESGSKEEVISKLLQKAIDTHQIDAENKEEILESLLAREKSMSTGIGSGVAIPHCSVNLVDELKCVMGLNPNGIDFDSIDHQPVHIFILLIVPKTKFQEHIKTLAQIAKALNVKEDREKLIRSGSFEEIQKAFSRNV, from the coding sequence ATGAATCAGCTCTTGACTCTTCTTCAACCAGAAACAGTCATTTTCAATTTGGAATCTGGAAGCAAAGAAGAAGTGATTTCCAAACTCCTGCAAAAGGCGATCGATACACATCAGATAGACGCAGAAAATAAAGAAGAAATCTTAGAGTCTCTTCTTGCCAGAGAAAAGTCAATGTCAACCGGAATTGGAAGTGGAGTTGCGATTCCTCATTGTTCTGTCAATCTTGTGGATGAACTCAAATGTGTGATGGGACTCAATCCGAACGGAATCGATTTCGATTCGATCGATCATCAACCGGTTCATATTTTTATTCTTCTCATCGTTCCCAAAACCAAATTTCAAGAACATATCAAGACGCTTGCACAGATTGCAAAAGCATTAAATGTAAAAGAAGATAGAGAAAAATTGATTCGTTCCGGATCCTTCGAGGAAATCCAAAAAGCTTTTTCTCGGAACGTCTAA